A window of the Candidatus Kryptoniota bacterium genome harbors these coding sequences:
- a CDS encoding GIY-YIG nuclease family protein has translation MFSTYILQSLRDSSYYYGQCKDIERRLKEHNSGRSQYTKGHVPYVLLYFEEFETRKEAAARERFFKSIDGYIWLKHKGITK, from the coding sequence GTGTTTTCTACATATATTCTCCAAAGCCTGAGAGATTCAAGCTATTATTATGGACAGTGCAAAGATATTGAAAGACGACTTAAAGAACACAATAGCGGCAGATCTCAGTACACGAAGGGTCATGTGCCGTATGTTCTACTATATTTTGAGGAGTTCGAGACGAGGAAGGAGGCAGCAGCAAGAGAGAGATTCTTCAAGTCGATAGATGGCTACATATGGCTGAAGCATAAAGGGATCACGAAATAG